One Chromobacterium paludis genomic window carries:
- a CDS encoding GlxA family transcriptional regulator, with product MHEIALLLTDGFIGGGATGMLDVLQFANRLAARGGAPLFRWRLLSADGGMVVSSSGVRLAADGDFASAAQADTLALAPFIYRDLAELEARLTRLRGLGERLHRWQAEGKRVMSHCTGVALLAESGLLEQRAATISWWLLPWFRSRYPQARLQPYAMLTEDAGVICGGATTAYLNLALRLVEQYGGADLALACARLMLVDANRVSQAPYASLQDFSGHDDELVLRCQHWLLDNLRQPYRLASLAQAAGASERTLMRRFGQVLGQTPLQYLQQLRLDSARRMLEGTALSLDEIVERVGYHDAGTFRRLFSRELRCTPAEYRRRFGRAD from the coding sequence ATGCATGAAATCGCCCTCTTGCTGACCGACGGGTTTATCGGCGGCGGCGCCACCGGCATGCTGGATGTGCTTCAGTTTGCCAATCGGCTGGCCGCGCGCGGCGGCGCGCCCTTGTTCCGCTGGCGCTTGCTGAGCGCGGACGGCGGCATGGTTGTCTCGTCCAGCGGCGTGCGGCTGGCGGCCGATGGCGATTTTGCCTCTGCCGCTCAGGCCGATACGCTGGCGTTGGCGCCGTTCATCTATCGAGACCTTGCGGAACTGGAGGCGCGGTTGACGCGCTTGCGCGGGCTGGGCGAGCGGCTGCACCGCTGGCAAGCAGAGGGCAAGCGGGTGATGAGCCACTGCACCGGCGTGGCCTTGCTGGCAGAGAGCGGTTTGCTGGAGCAGCGCGCGGCCACCATCAGCTGGTGGCTGCTGCCGTGGTTTCGTTCCCGCTACCCGCAAGCGCGGCTGCAGCCTTACGCGATGCTGACGGAGGATGCGGGCGTGATTTGCGGCGGAGCCACCACCGCCTATCTCAATCTTGCCCTGCGCCTGGTGGAGCAATATGGCGGCGCCGATCTGGCCTTGGCCTGCGCGCGCTTGATGCTGGTGGATGCCAACCGCGTCAGCCAGGCGCCTTATGCCAGCCTGCAGGACTTTTCCGGGCATGACGATGAGCTGGTGCTGCGCTGCCAGCACTGGTTGCTGGACAATTTACGGCAGCCTTACCGGCTGGCCAGCCTGGCCCAGGCGGCCGGGGCTAGCGAACGGACGCTGATGCGGCGCTTTGGCCAAGTGCTGGGACAAACGCCTTTGCAATATCTGCAGCAGCTGCGGCTGGACAGCGCGCGGCGCATGCTGGAAGGCACCGCCTTGAGCCTGGACGAGATTGTGGAGCGGGTGGGGTATCACGATGCCGGCACGTTCCGGCGGCTATTCAGCCGCGAGCTGCGATGCACGCCGGCCGAGTACCGGCGCCGGTTTGGCCGCGCCGACTAG